A window from Vanessa atalanta chromosome 16, ilVanAtal1.2, whole genome shotgun sequence encodes these proteins:
- the LOC125069835 gene encoding U5 small nuclear ribonucleoprotein 40 kDa protein, with the protein MPEMEIKRKGEEYSVVPAKKTRHEISVVGTREKAVVTSTVPRTSNLYAPIMLLEGHQGEIFTAKFHPEGKHLASAGFDRQIYLWNVYGQCDNIMVMKGHTGAIMELCFSPDGAHMYTCATDNTVAVWDVPTGTRIKKLKGHASFVNSVSGARRGPELLVSASDDNTIKLWDARKRNPIASFDSSYPVTSVLFNDTAEKIISAGIDNVIKVWDIRNNQISYKIKGHTDTVTGMALSYDGSYLLSNSMDNTLRIWDVRPFAPSERCVKLMSGHQHNFEKNLLRCAWSPDGSKVAAGSSDRFLYIWDTTSRRVLYKLPGHNGSVNDVHFHRSEPIMLSASSDKQIYLGEIDN; encoded by the exons ATGCCGGAAATGGAAATAAAGAGGAAAGGAGAAGAATATTCTGTAGTACCAGCTAAAAAAACCCGTCATGAAATATCGGTAGTTGGAACAAGAGAAAAAGCGGTTGTTACTTCTACG GTGCCAAGGACTTCAAATCTCTACGCGCCAATAATGTTACTAGAAGGACATCAAGGAGAGATATTCACAGCTAAATTTCATCCTGAAGGCAAACACTTAGCATCTGCAGGCTTCGACAGacaaatat acCTATGGAATGTCTATGGCCAATGTGATAATATCATGGTAATGAAAGGCCACACAGGCGCCATAATGGAGCTTTGTTTCTCCCCTGATGGTGCCCACATGTACACATGTGCCACAGACAATACAGTTGCCGTATGGGATGTACCAACTGGGACGAggattaaaaagttaaaaggaCATGCTAGTTTTGTGAACTCAGTCTCAG gAGCAAGAAGAGGTCCAGAACTACTAGTGTCTGCTTCAGATgataacacaataaaattatggGATGCAAGAAAAAGAAACCCAATAGCATCATTTGACAGCTCATACCCTGTCACGTCTGTACTATTCAATGATACAGCTGAGAAAATTATATCCGCTGGCATTGATAATGTAATTAAAGTATGGGACAtaagaaataatcaaatatcttataaaattaaaggacACACAGATACTGTTACCG GAATGGCCCTGTCATATGATGGCTCTTATCTGCTATCAAATTCAATGGACAATACACTGAGGATATGGGATGTGAGACCATTTGCCCCATCTGAACGCTGTGTCAAATTGATGTCTGGACACCAGCACAACTTTGAGAAGAATCTACTAAGATGTGCCTGGTCTCCTGATGGATCAAAG gtTGCAGCAGGTTCATCAGACCGATTCCTGTACATCTGGGACACCACGTCACGTCGGGTGCTGTACAAACTGCCTGGTCACAACGGTTCAGTCAATGATGTCCATTTCCACCGATCTGAGCCGATTATGTTATCAGCTTCCAGtgacaaacaaatatatttaggaGAAATAGATAactga
- the LOC125069863 gene encoding nucleoporin NUP42-like: MVVCKFFQQGYCRYGQSCRFDHIYGSKYSYRASQSHNDGPNEEVFDNSMRQGNSNSAASSIFRSAVQNNSVFNTVPNYDQNSQSRGSVFNRLGPPQNPSVGFQNNQAKSIFAQANQSTFGQPVQATNVFQTHNQEAAKSIFAQATQNVFGPAQTGSTFNQTTDTAASVFARAAQSLHHNTPFNQQMSSPFGNTAQNIFQISEKPASNVFGGVGNAFDQSNNDEGIYSNLEDLSSSDLGAFESLDFTLGSIPELPPPKSLCI; the protein is encoded by the exons atggttgtttgtaaattttttcaACAAGGATACTGCCGTTATGGGCAGAGTTGTAGATTTGATCATATTTACGGCAGTAAATATTCTTATCGAG catCACAATCACATAATGACGGACCAAATGAAGAAGTGTTTGACAATAGCATGAGACAAGGAAACTCAAACAGTGCTGCATCATCAATATTCCGAAGTGCCGTTCAAAATAATTCAGTTTTTAATACTGTGCCCAATTATGATCAAAATTCCCAATCAAGAGGATCAGTTTTTAATAGATTGGGGCCACCACAGAATCCATCAGTGGGTTTTCAAAATAATCAAGCTAAATCAATATTTGCTCAAGCAAATCAGAGTACCTTCGGGCAACCAGTACAAGCTACAAATGTTTTTCAAACACATAATCAGGAGGCAGCAAAATCAATATTTGCTCAAGCAACTCAAAACGTATTTGGTCCCGCACAAACCGGGAGTACTTTTAATCAGACTACAGATACTGCAGCTAGTGTATTTGCCCGTGCAGCCCAAAGTTTGCACCATAACACTCCATTTAATCAACAAATGAGTTCACCTTTCGGCAATActgcacaaaatatttttcaaatatctgAGAAACCAGCATCAAATGTGTTTGGTGGGGTCGGGAATGCATTTGATCAAAGCAACAATGACGAAGGCATTTATAGTAACTTAGAAGATTTATCAAGCAGTGACCTTGGAGCTTTTGAAAGTTTAGATTTTACTTTAGGATCCATTCCAGAGCTACCTCCTCCTAAGAGTCTCTGTATATAG
- the LOC125069956 gene encoding uncharacterized protein LOC125069956 isoform X1 produces MTTSSIKASSNIGKFKLSRREKKLQLSDDQRTLVALPKDVAERTWAEILEKEENDLMIYEIREEIIEDALKICYKKYMAKQNVLFTAYCASEAWFKLINWYFFPHDPGEDPSAYPPCHIPKRKESWQPDDLPDPSPKDTWCKQELDVQEEIQDEILRKWPSSSSIDMPVIEDIPKEYWFPGKVNLPNDQTEMSDDTSKTITYETESTSSAGNIGTESEVLEKVTDYNNGEVSAKESMLCDLKTTTPVNGSLQGAGDSTVDRLRPRRRLTEKSKLFSRASMLGKSKATLPPLDGSRSRISIISDCRLRNLRLDTQYEITSEKVDTPPGEVVRRK; encoded by the exons ATGACTACTAGCTCCATTAAGGCTTCGTCAAATataggaaaatttaaattatcacgaAGAGAAAAGAAATTGCAGCTTTCTGATGATCAAAGAACTTTAGTTGCATTACCAAAAGATGTCGCTGAACGAACATG GGCGGAAATTCTTGAAAAAGAAGAAAACGATCTGATGATCTACGAAATACGCGAGGAAATAATTGAAGATGCGTTAAAGATCTGTTACAAGAAGTATATGGCGAAACAGAACGTGTTATTTACAGCATACTGTGCATCGGAGGCATGGTTTAAACTAATCAACTG GTATTTCTTTCCTCACGACCCCGGTGAAGATCCGAGCGCCTATCCACCTTGTCATATCCCAAAACGAAAAGAGTCCTGGCAGCCAGACGATCTCCCCGATCCATCACCCAAGGATACATGGTGTAAACAGGAGTTAGATGTCCAGGAAGAGATACAAGATGAAATCTTGAGGAAATGGCCGAGCTCTTCGTCCATAGATATGCCGGTTATTGAAGATATACCAAAGGAATACtg gtttCCCGGTAAAGTCAATCTTCCAAATGATCAAACTGAAATGTCAGACGATACTTCAAAGACGATTACTTat GAAACAGAATCAACGAGTTCAGCTGGTAACATCGGCACTGAGAGTGAGGTCTTGGAGAAGGTCACGGATTATAATAATGGCGAGGTATCGGCTAAG GAATCAATGTTATGTGATCTTAAAACTACAACTCCAGTGAACGGATCACTACAAGGAGCTGGTGATTCGACTGTTGATCGACTTCGACCAAGACGTAGACTTACAGAGAAGAGCAAGTTGTTCAGTCGAGCAAG TATGCTTGGAAAATCGAAAGCGACTCTTCCACCGTTGGATGGCTCCAGATCCAGGATTAGCATCATCTCCGATTGTCGCCTTAGGAATTTGag ATTGGACACGCAATACGAGATAACATCTGAAAAAGTTGACACGCCGCCGGGCGAGGTCGTGAGGCGGAAATAG
- the LOC125069814 gene encoding enkurin domain-containing protein 1-like, with product MYTLKGIFPEPKKEQKKNFIKENMKQLKLIQNKSPKEPKLTLKSAQPSRLTTPINANALAQVKSSPSSKSGKGTLNVGKTSLSNRKKISDVRIKKGDMAEFLRRKEMRLTKQPEESSGDEAQSSGSSSRLRDIGCQTIESNLSQRLTESTKLTMLYPMKESEDNEAKMKASGDSRSHRSPPRVTLSPRRAGDDMMEEKHRSRLNAILDRKDNKDPYLPPGYQKGVLPKYLRDRKDSTKEVEDTKGDDDNTICPPPGHVTLPDNERKETLRMLRNSFAELVSELNKMPVKTDTLRMRNRKMELEKQLAKLEEGIKVFSRPKVFVKIGE from the exons ATGTATACTTTAAAAGGAATATTTCCGGAACCGA AAAAGGaacaaaaaaagaattttataaaagaaaacatgaaacagcTGAAGTTAATTCAGAATAAGTCACCTAAAGAGCCTAAGTTAACTTTGAAGTCTGCCCAACCATCACGTCTCACCACTCCGATAAATGCAAATGCACTCGCACAAGTCAAATCTTCACCATCGAGCAAAAGCGGTAAGGGTACGTTAAACGTCGGTAAAACGAGCTTATCGAATCGAAAAAAAATCAGTGATGTTCGGATAAAAAAGGGTGATATGGCCGAGTTTCTTCGAAGGAAAGAGATGAGGCTGACGAAGCAACCTGAAGAATCATCAGGCGATGAAGCACAATCGTCAGGATCATCGAGTCGATTACGAGATATTGGCTGCCAAACTATAGAGTCAAATTTATCACAGAGATTAACTGAGAGCACTAAGCTAACTATGTTATATCCAATGAAGGAAAGTGAGGACAATGAAGCTAAGATGAAAGCTAGCGGAGATTCAAGGAGTCACAGAAGTCCACCTCGAGTTACTCTTTCACCACGTCGAGCTGGTGACGATATGATGGAGGAAAAGCACCGGAGTCGACTGAATGCCATTCTAGATAGAAAGGATAATAAAGATCCATATTTACCTCCAG gttatCAAAAGGGTGTGCTGCCAAAGTATCTCCGTGATAGAAAGGATAGCACTAAGGAAGTGGAAGATACAAAAGGTGATGATGATAACACTATATGTCCTCCTCCTGGCCATGTGACTCTCCCCGACAATGAAAGGAAAGAAACATTACGGATGCTTCGAAAta gttttgcAGAGTTAGTAAGTGAATTAAACAAAATGCCAGTGAAAACTGACACATTAAGAATGCGAAATAGAAAAATGGAGCTAGAGAAGCAACTAGCGAAACTAGAGGAAGGCATCAAAGTATTTTCCCGACCAAAAGTGTTTGTTAAGATAGGAGAGTGA
- the LOC125069956 gene encoding uncharacterized protein LOC125069956 isoform X3, with protein sequence MTTSSIKASSNIGKFKLSRREKKLQLSDDQRTLVALPKDVAERTWAEILEKEENDLMIYEIREEIIEDALKICYKKYMAKQNVLFTAYCASEAWFKLINWYFFPHDPGEDPSAYPPCHIPKRKESWQPDDLPDPSPKDTWCKQELDVQEEIQDEILRKWPSSSSIDMPVIEDIPKEYWFPGKVNLPNDQTEMSDDTSKTITYETESTSSAGNIGTESEVLEKVTDYNNGEVSAKESMLCDLKTTTPVNGSLQGAGDSTVDRLRPRRRLTEKSKLFSRARLDTQYEITSEKVDTPPGEVVRRK encoded by the exons ATGACTACTAGCTCCATTAAGGCTTCGTCAAATataggaaaatttaaattatcacgaAGAGAAAAGAAATTGCAGCTTTCTGATGATCAAAGAACTTTAGTTGCATTACCAAAAGATGTCGCTGAACGAACATG GGCGGAAATTCTTGAAAAAGAAGAAAACGATCTGATGATCTACGAAATACGCGAGGAAATAATTGAAGATGCGTTAAAGATCTGTTACAAGAAGTATATGGCGAAACAGAACGTGTTATTTACAGCATACTGTGCATCGGAGGCATGGTTTAAACTAATCAACTG GTATTTCTTTCCTCACGACCCCGGTGAAGATCCGAGCGCCTATCCACCTTGTCATATCCCAAAACGAAAAGAGTCCTGGCAGCCAGACGATCTCCCCGATCCATCACCCAAGGATACATGGTGTAAACAGGAGTTAGATGTCCAGGAAGAGATACAAGATGAAATCTTGAGGAAATGGCCGAGCTCTTCGTCCATAGATATGCCGGTTATTGAAGATATACCAAAGGAATACtg gtttCCCGGTAAAGTCAATCTTCCAAATGATCAAACTGAAATGTCAGACGATACTTCAAAGACGATTACTTat GAAACAGAATCAACGAGTTCAGCTGGTAACATCGGCACTGAGAGTGAGGTCTTGGAGAAGGTCACGGATTATAATAATGGCGAGGTATCGGCTAAG GAATCAATGTTATGTGATCTTAAAACTACAACTCCAGTGAACGGATCACTACAAGGAGCTGGTGATTCGACTGTTGATCGACTTCGACCAAGACGTAGACTTACAGAGAAGAGCAAGTTGTTCAGTCGAGCAAG ATTGGACACGCAATACGAGATAACATCTGAAAAAGTTGACACGCCGCCGGGCGAGGTCGTGAGGCGGAAATAG
- the LOC125069815 gene encoding nucleoside diphosphate kinase 6-like, with product MQKLQLSLAIIKPHAVKNPVALSYIRNVIKNSFIVVKTRRICLEKETAEDFYKEHIQKFFFNRLVTFMTSGSIDLHIISHTNAVKLWRKMLGPTKVYKAQFEEPNCLRGMFGISDTRNVAHGSDSVTSAEREIKFFFPEFSFYDWHTHDEITYRKGPIIFNHHLFQHVRKL from the exons atgcaGAAATTACAATTATCATTGGCAATAATAAAGCCACACGCTGTGAAGAATCCGGTCGCTCTTTCATATATTAGAAACgttattaaaaacagttttatcgTCGTAAAAACGAGAAGAATATGCTTAGAAAAAGAAACTGCAGAAGATTTCTATAAGGAACATattcaaaagttcttttttAATCGTTTAGTAACCTTTATGACCAG tggtAGTATTGACTTGCATATTATAAGTCATACTAATGCAGTCAAACTTTGGAGGAAAATGCTTGGTCCCACAAAAGTATATAAGGCACAATTTGAAGAACCGAACTGTTTAAGAGGCATGTTTGGCATATCAGACACAAGAAATGTTGCTCATGGTTctg attcCGTAACATCAGCAGAGAGGGAGATAAAATTTTTCTTTCCTGAATTTTCATTCTATGACTGGCACACGCATGACGAAATTACATATAGAAAAGGACccattatatttaatcatcatCTATTCCAACAtgttagaaaattataa
- the LOC125069956 gene encoding uncharacterized protein LOC125069956 isoform X2, which translates to MTTSSIKASSNIGKFKLSRREKKLQLSDDQRTLVALPKDVAERTWAEILEKEENDLMIYEIREEIIEDALKICYKKYMAKQNVLFTAYCASEAWFKLINWYFFPHDPGEDPSAYPPCHIPKRKESWQPDDLPDPSPKDTWCKQELDVQEEIQDEILRKWPSSSSIDMPVIEDIPKEYWFPGKVNLPNDQTEMSDDTSKTITYETESTSSAGNIGTESEVLEKVTDYNNGEESMLCDLKTTTPVNGSLQGAGDSTVDRLRPRRRLTEKSKLFSRASMLGKSKATLPPLDGSRSRISIISDCRLRNLRLDTQYEITSEKVDTPPGEVVRRK; encoded by the exons ATGACTACTAGCTCCATTAAGGCTTCGTCAAATataggaaaatttaaattatcacgaAGAGAAAAGAAATTGCAGCTTTCTGATGATCAAAGAACTTTAGTTGCATTACCAAAAGATGTCGCTGAACGAACATG GGCGGAAATTCTTGAAAAAGAAGAAAACGATCTGATGATCTACGAAATACGCGAGGAAATAATTGAAGATGCGTTAAAGATCTGTTACAAGAAGTATATGGCGAAACAGAACGTGTTATTTACAGCATACTGTGCATCGGAGGCATGGTTTAAACTAATCAACTG GTATTTCTTTCCTCACGACCCCGGTGAAGATCCGAGCGCCTATCCACCTTGTCATATCCCAAAACGAAAAGAGTCCTGGCAGCCAGACGATCTCCCCGATCCATCACCCAAGGATACATGGTGTAAACAGGAGTTAGATGTCCAGGAAGAGATACAAGATGAAATCTTGAGGAAATGGCCGAGCTCTTCGTCCATAGATATGCCGGTTATTGAAGATATACCAAAGGAATACtg gtttCCCGGTAAAGTCAATCTTCCAAATGATCAAACTGAAATGTCAGACGATACTTCAAAGACGATTACTTat GAAACAGAATCAACGAGTTCAGCTGGTAACATCGGCACTGAGAGTGAGGTCTTGGAGAAGGTCACGGATTATAATAATGGCGAG GAATCAATGTTATGTGATCTTAAAACTACAACTCCAGTGAACGGATCACTACAAGGAGCTGGTGATTCGACTGTTGATCGACTTCGACCAAGACGTAGACTTACAGAGAAGAGCAAGTTGTTCAGTCGAGCAAG TATGCTTGGAAAATCGAAAGCGACTCTTCCACCGTTGGATGGCTCCAGATCCAGGATTAGCATCATCTCCGATTGTCGCCTTAGGAATTTGag ATTGGACACGCAATACGAGATAACATCTGAAAAAGTTGACACGCCGCCGGGCGAGGTCGTGAGGCGGAAATAG